From Actinomyces slackii, a single genomic window includes:
- a CDS encoding thiopeptide-type bacteriocin biosynthesis protein, producing MGSGAEGELDWLYARLYCAGGDDTDALLPAVGRWLEGMRRRPIHSAHFLRFVDLRGHHLRLRIQAAPEVLDEAYASLGVLDEAARRAPVGQVERLVVDPLTAAGPGRAGLSLAVYGPEYDKYGGEAGVEAAEDHFAASTAWCLEQRIWRVGRPLPRVALAARYMALVAAGLGGDGSDGTDGAGGGDGSGDSDGSAAGWLLGEQLRLWGPRLPAELRGAESLKALVGQVLEVVGQGAAQEPRDGLEDLAADAVAAISRMGAGPAGRRALDLIHIDINRLGLNPAEEAVAGVAARHLLAGQAPSPPG from the coding sequence ATGGGATCCGGAGCCGAGGGAGAGCTGGACTGGCTCTATGCGCGCCTCTACTGCGCGGGGGGCGATGACACCGACGCCCTGCTGCCGGCTGTGGGGCGCTGGCTGGAGGGGATGCGGAGGCGGCCGATCCACTCGGCCCATTTCCTGCGCTTCGTCGACCTGCGCGGGCATCACCTGCGACTGCGCATCCAGGCCGCGCCGGAGGTCCTCGATGAGGCCTATGCCAGTCTCGGCGTGCTTGATGAGGCGGCGCGCCGCGCTCCGGTGGGGCAGGTCGAGCGCCTCGTGGTCGATCCCCTGACCGCTGCGGGCCCCGGGCGTGCCGGGCTCAGCCTGGCCGTCTACGGCCCCGAGTACGACAAGTACGGGGGAGAGGCGGGAGTCGAGGCCGCGGAGGATCATTTCGCGGCCTCCACCGCATGGTGCCTGGAGCAGCGGATCTGGCGGGTGGGGCGACCGCTTCCCCGAGTGGCCCTGGCCGCCAGGTACATGGCCCTGGTGGCGGCCGGACTGGGCGGTGATGGCAGCGACGGCACTGACGGTGCTGGCGGCGGCGACGGCAGCGGCGATAGTGACGGCAGTGCAGCCGGCTGGCTGCTGGGTGAGCAGTTGCGCCTGTGGGGGCCGCGCCTTCCCGCTGAGTTGCGCGGGGCTGAGAGCCTCAAGGCGCTGGTGGGACAGGTCCTGGAGGTCGTCGGGCAGGGGGCCGCGCAGGAGCCGAGGGATGGGCTGGAGGACCTGGCCGCCGATGCGGTGGCGGCCATCAGTCGCATGGGAGCCGGGCCTGCGGGCCGGCGGGCTCTGGACCTCATCCACATCGACATCAACCGCCTCGGCCTCAACCCCGCCGAGGAGGCCGTGGCGGGCGTGGCCGCCCGCCACCTGCTGGCAGGTCAGGCGCCGTCACCCCCTGGCTGA
- a CDS encoding DUF3800 domain-containing protein produces MRWLDDWAKQEDETAMVFYDGHQGYSPELRGGESAENAHEWETALREATPFRDAHRGLEISTRRIVEDVLMQDSRYSQLIQAADLIAYGAFHKHAQDYPGVWVGIRPVPGAIRAYMKTCSHWVPNSENGIIWLE; encoded by the coding sequence CTGAGGTGGCTCGATGATTGGGCAAAACAGGAGGATGAGACGGCCATGGTGTTCTACGATGGTCATCAGGGCTACTCGCCTGAACTAAGAGGAGGGGAATCGGCGGAGAATGCGCATGAGTGGGAGACAGCTTTGCGAGAGGCAACTCCGTTTCGGGATGCTCATCGTGGTCTTGAGATTTCAACTCGCCGTATCGTAGAGGATGTCCTCATGCAGGACAGTAGGTACAGCCAGTTGATCCAGGCGGCAGATCTTATTGCCTACGGGGCATTCCATAAGCATGCCCAAGATTATCCAGGGGTGTGGGTGGGAATTAGGCCGGTTCCTGGGGCGATTCGGGCCTATATGAAGACGTGCTCCCATTGGGTTCCGAATTCAGAGAACGGCATCATCTGGTTGGAGTAG
- a CDS encoding transposase family protein, with translation MHYESTTGLCDEDIDELVGRIEEVLESRGQSLLGYRLGLRQQVELTLILARHNISQALAADMCGVSQPTVSRIWRRMVPLLTHVLAMSGISLSQAVAQGSLLLVDGTPIPTGNRPAAGRQVEKANYSGKHHAQCLNVQVAATTDATLVAVSDPVPGSRHDSAALSLCGWDTILTGADWIADTAYTAHGALTPIKKTPGRDRLEWEKDFNRAVSSTRAAIEHTIATLKKWKILSTGYRHRLAELPSIITLITKLELYRTGW, from the coding sequence ATGCATTACGAGTCTACCACGGGGCTGTGCGATGAGGATATCGATGAGCTTGTCGGGCGCATCGAAGAGGTGCTCGAATCTCGGGGCCAGAGTCTATTGGGCTACCGCCTGGGGCTCAGGCAGCAGGTGGAGTTGACCTTGATTCTGGCGCGCCATAACATCTCCCAGGCCCTGGCCGCCGACATGTGCGGCGTCTCCCAGCCCACCGTCTCCAGGATCTGGAGGCGCATGGTCCCCTTGCTGACCCATGTGCTGGCCATGAGTGGGATCTCTCTGTCCCAGGCAGTGGCTCAGGGCAGCCTGCTGCTCGTTGATGGCACGCCGATCCCCACTGGTAACAGGCCCGCAGCCGGCAGGCAGGTCGAGAAGGCCAACTACTCGGGCAAGCACCATGCCCAGTGCCTGAATGTCCAGGTCGCCGCCACCACCGACGCCACCCTGGTGGCGGTCTCGGACCCGGTGCCCGGCTCACGTCACGACAGCGCCGCCTTGAGCCTGTGCGGCTGGGACACGATCCTCACCGGCGCCGATTGGATCGCCGATACCGCATACACCGCTCATGGCGCACTGACCCCCATCAAGAAGACGCCGGGAAGAGATCGTCTGGAATGGGAGAAAGACTTCAACAGAGCCGTGTCATCCACGCGCGCCGCCATCGAGCACACCATCGCGACGCTGAAGAAATGGAAGATCCTATCCACCGGCTACCGCCACCGCCTGGCAGAGCTCCCCAGCATCATCACCCTGATCACCAAACTCGAACTCTACAGAACAGGCTGGTAA